The following proteins are co-located in the Manihot esculenta cultivar AM560-2 chromosome 7, M.esculenta_v8, whole genome shotgun sequence genome:
- the LOC110619671 gene encoding probable LRR receptor-like serine/threonine-protein kinase MEE39 isoform X1 encodes MKTNSWILLHFCVFILLQITCSQDPLTWKNIDCGTEAPRVGPNFLTWEMDHDFTPSGINKRLPENQPLDEMTTLRFFPNRMDQNCYTIPAYKQNLQYIIRAGFYYGNYDGLSKPPTFDLYLDGQKWSTVSTSTIGGPIYVEAIHWTHGSGSIGLCLIQTRNGEVPFISSLEAMPLWTHLYLQMETNSTFTLLNRTNLGGNEIRYTGLLSDEKYNRIWTSGSIPPNCKKVSTLPDSTTPTLQNDPPKLVLQDSITSNTSDPIILTVDSPLNWTSQTAYLVLYFTETATRPTIDDTRIMDIEIDGRMMYTVGTEINQCKVVTLYPVPLVGPTTNIKLAPSRLSTLPPIITAIEAFTRVNIDVHNDPPPPSSAASGDNSTSGAWKRFCVPYIVFIYISSAIFMF; translated from the exons ATCCCCTGACGTGGAAAAATATAGACTGCGGGACAGAAGCACCCCGTGTGGGACCCAACTTTCTGACGTGGGAAATGGACCATGACTTCACTCCATCAGGAATCAACAAACGCCTCCCCGAAAATCAGCCATTGGATGAGATGACCACTCTCCGATTCTTTCCCAATCGGATGGACCAAAATTGTTACACAATACCAGCATATAAGCAGAACCTGCAGTACATAATTCGAGCTGGGTTTTACTACGGCAATTACGATGGACTCTCGAAACCGCCAACGTTCGATCTGTATTTAGACGGCCAAAAATGGTCAACAGTGAGCACGTCAACGATCGGAGGGCCCATATATGTTGAAGCCATACATTGGACACATGGGTCAGGTAGCATTGGATTGTGCCTGATTCAGACAAGGAATGGAGAAGTTCCTTTTATTTCTTCACTTGAAGCTATGCCTCTGTGGACTCACTTGTACTTGCAAATGGAGACCAATTCCACTTTCACTCTTCTCAATAGAACTAACCTTGGTGGTAATGAAATTAG GTACACGGGACTATTGTCGGATGAAAAGTACAACAGGATATGGACAAGTGGATCCATTCCACCAAACTGTAAAAAAGTCTCTACCTTACCAGATTCCACCACCCCCACACTACAAAACGATCCTCCTAAATTAGTCTTACAAGACTCCATCACATCTAACACTTCTGATCCAATAATCTTGACCGTTGATTCTCCACTTAATTGGACCTCACAAACTGCTTATCTTGTACTCTACTTCACAGAGACGGCAACCAGGCCCACCATAGACGATACGAGAATCATGGACATTGAGATCGACGGTCGGATGATGTACACAGTGGGAACTGAGATCAATCAGTGCAAGGTGGTTACACTCTATCCTGTACCTCTTGTGGGTCCTACAACCAATATAAAGTTGGCCCCATCTAGGTTATCGACATTACCGCCGATCATCACCGCAATTGAAGCTTTTACAAGGGTTAATATTGACGTTCATAATGATCCTCCTCCGCCTAGCTCCGCGGCTTCCGGAGACAACTCCACCAGCGGTGCATGGAAAAGGTTTTGTGTACCTTACATCGTTTTCATTTATATTTCATCCGCAATTTTTATGTTCTAA
- the LOC110619671 gene encoding uncharacterized protein At1g24485 isoform X2, producing the protein MKTNSWILLHFCVFILLQITCSQDPLTWKNIDCGTEAPRVGPNFLTWEMDHDFTPSGINKRLPENQPLDEMTTLRFFPNRMDQNCYTIPAYKQNLQYIIRAGFYYGNYDGLSKPPTFDLYLDGQKWSTVSTSTIGGPIYVEAIHWTHGSGSIGLCLIQTRNGEVPFISSLEAMPLWTHLYLQMETNSTFTLLNRTNLGGNEIRYTGLLSDEKYNRIWTSGSIPPNCKKRRQPGPP; encoded by the exons ATCCCCTGACGTGGAAAAATATAGACTGCGGGACAGAAGCACCCCGTGTGGGACCCAACTTTCTGACGTGGGAAATGGACCATGACTTCACTCCATCAGGAATCAACAAACGCCTCCCCGAAAATCAGCCATTGGATGAGATGACCACTCTCCGATTCTTTCCCAATCGGATGGACCAAAATTGTTACACAATACCAGCATATAAGCAGAACCTGCAGTACATAATTCGAGCTGGGTTTTACTACGGCAATTACGATGGACTCTCGAAACCGCCAACGTTCGATCTGTATTTAGACGGCCAAAAATGGTCAACAGTGAGCACGTCAACGATCGGAGGGCCCATATATGTTGAAGCCATACATTGGACACATGGGTCAGGTAGCATTGGATTGTGCCTGATTCAGACAAGGAATGGAGAAGTTCCTTTTATTTCTTCACTTGAAGCTATGCCTCTGTGGACTCACTTGTACTTGCAAATGGAGACCAATTCCACTTTCACTCTTCTCAATAGAACTAACCTTGGTGGTAATGAAATTAG GTACACGGGACTATTGTCGGATGAAAAGTACAACAGGATATGGACAAGTGGATCCATTCCACCAAACTGTAAAAAA AGACGGCAACCAGGCCCACCATAG